A genomic segment from Lignipirellula cremea encodes:
- a CDS encoding glutamate-5-semialdehyde dehydrogenase yields MAVASTEDLQPYCLETARRAKAAAAELAQATGAQKNAWLNDSACQLRAQSDRICEANAVDLAAAPEYGLDDAQVDRLRLTPERIEGIAKALEEIAMLPDPVGETIEGGIRPNGLEISKVRTPLGVVFFIYESRPNVTADAAAICLKSGNAVILRGGKEAIHSSRAIVEILQETAAVHQLPADAVQLVATTDRAAVGHFLKMNEYIDVAIPRGGEGLIRRVAAEATMPVIKHFTGNCHVYLDQHADLDTAVRIVVNSKCHRLGVCNACESLLVHQDAAETLLPKVAAALIEQGIEIRGDQATCQLVPQAVPATEEDYSAEYLGKIISVKIVDSLDTAIRHINHYGSHHTDAIVTRDLAAARTFTQRVDSAAVMVNASTRFNDGGEFGLGAEIGISTDKFHARGPCGLRELTSYKYIAIGNGQIRS; encoded by the coding sequence ATGGCTGTCGCCTCAACGGAAGATTTACAACCTTACTGTCTGGAAACGGCCCGTCGCGCTAAAGCGGCCGCCGCCGAGCTGGCGCAAGCGACCGGCGCCCAGAAAAATGCCTGGCTGAACGACTCCGCCTGCCAGTTACGGGCCCAGTCGGACCGCATCTGTGAAGCGAACGCCGTCGATCTGGCCGCAGCGCCGGAGTACGGACTGGACGACGCCCAGGTCGATCGGCTGCGACTCACGCCGGAGCGGATCGAAGGGATCGCCAAGGCGCTGGAAGAAATCGCCATGCTGCCCGATCCGGTCGGAGAAACGATCGAAGGCGGCATTCGTCCCAACGGCCTGGAGATTTCCAAAGTGAGGACTCCCCTGGGAGTCGTGTTCTTTATTTATGAATCGCGGCCGAACGTCACGGCCGACGCGGCCGCCATCTGCCTCAAAAGCGGGAACGCCGTGATTCTGCGCGGCGGGAAAGAAGCGATTCATTCCAGCCGGGCAATTGTCGAAATCCTGCAGGAGACGGCGGCCGTGCATCAACTGCCGGCCGACGCGGTGCAGCTGGTGGCGACCACCGACAGGGCGGCGGTTGGTCATTTCCTGAAAATGAACGAGTATATCGACGTCGCCATTCCCCGCGGCGGCGAAGGGTTAATCCGTCGCGTCGCGGCCGAAGCAACCATGCCGGTCATCAAACATTTTACCGGCAATTGCCATGTCTACCTGGATCAGCACGCGGATCTGGATACGGCGGTGCGGATCGTCGTTAATTCCAAGTGCCATCGGCTGGGCGTGTGCAATGCGTGCGAATCACTGCTGGTGCATCAGGACGCGGCCGAAACGCTGCTGCCGAAAGTTGCGGCGGCGCTGATCGAACAGGGAATCGAAATTCGCGGCGACCAGGCGACATGCCAGCTGGTCCCGCAAGCCGTCCCCGCGACCGAGGAGGATTACTCGGCCGAATATCTGGGAAAAATTATTTCGGTCAAAATCGTCGATTCCCTCGACACGGCGATCCGGCACATCAATCACTATGGCTCCCACCATACCGACGCCATCGTGACCCGCGACCTGGCGGCGGCGCGGACTTTTACCCAGCGAGTCGATAGTGCGGCCGTCATGGTCAACGCCAGCACCCGCTTCAACGACGGCGGCGAGTTCGGGCTGGGCGCCGAGATCGGCATCAGCACGGACAAATTCCACGCCCGCGGCCCGTGTGGTCTGCGCGAACTGACCAGCTACAAGTACATCGCCATCGGCAACGGCCAGATCCGCAGTTGA
- a CDS encoding AI-2E family transporter, which translates to MNKSETNRPGPLSENPEEETATAIEGHSAAVVLAFLVGFGVFTYLGVILKPFLTAILLFYWIKPPADWLTARFHLPRWAAYLALFVITCGLCAILGMFVYADSQQFRERFPTYQRKLDSMIRRMGFGADDISGENTSEKSQDPSQSPSDDENHAALDSEANSDTNPEVLGPRPKGPTEALLEELKIGTGEVINYTFGAAMGSIEFATMTFFYLLFLLLSAPHVGPRIRRAFTPNASNRTLEIGEEINHGISQYIKVKTAVSLGMATTAGIIMYLFGVEYWPLWTFLTFAANYITYIGSLGACVPPIVIALVQFDSLWAATAVAVLISLNRLVWIDYIEMRFSGKQLNIDPTLILLSIAYWGVFWGPLGMVLAVPMLTCLKITLMNLPRTRHWAVLISER; encoded by the coding sequence ATGAATAAATCCGAGACGAACCGCCCTGGTCCCCTCTCGGAAAATCCCGAAGAGGAAACGGCCACCGCCATCGAAGGGCATTCCGCGGCGGTGGTGCTGGCGTTTCTGGTCGGCTTCGGCGTGTTCACCTACCTGGGGGTGATTCTCAAGCCATTTCTGACGGCGATCCTGCTGTTCTACTGGATCAAGCCGCCAGCGGATTGGCTCACGGCCCGTTTCCACTTGCCTCGCTGGGCGGCTTACCTGGCGCTGTTTGTCATAACGTGCGGCCTGTGCGCCATCCTGGGCATGTTTGTTTACGCGGACTCGCAGCAGTTTCGCGAGCGGTTTCCCACCTACCAGCGGAAACTTGACTCCATGATCCGGCGGATGGGCTTCGGCGCCGACGATATTTCCGGTGAGAACACCTCCGAGAAAAGCCAGGATCCCAGCCAGTCGCCGTCCGATGACGAGAACCACGCCGCCCTCGATTCCGAAGCCAACTCCGACACCAACCCAGAAGTCTTGGGCCCCAGGCCGAAAGGTCCCACGGAAGCGCTGCTGGAAGAATTAAAAATCGGCACCGGCGAGGTGATCAACTACACCTTCGGGGCGGCGATGGGTTCGATCGAATTCGCCACCATGACTTTCTTCTACCTGTTGTTCCTGCTGCTGAGCGCTCCGCATGTGGGCCCCCGGATTCGGCGGGCATTTACCCCCAACGCATCGAACCGCACGCTGGAAATCGGCGAAGAAATTAACCACGGGATATCGCAGTACATCAAAGTAAAAACGGCTGTCAGCCTGGGCATGGCGACAACGGCCGGCATTATTATGTATCTGTTTGGCGTGGAGTACTGGCCCTTGTGGACGTTTTTAACGTTCGCGGCCAACTACATCACGTACATCGGCAGCCTGGGCGCCTGTGTGCCGCCGATTGTGATCGCCCTGGTGCAGTTCGACAGTCTCTGGGCGGCCACTGCCGTGGCGGTGCTGATCAGCCTGAATCGGCTGGTCTGGATCGACTATATCGAAATGCGATTCTCGGGCAAGCAGCTGAACATTGACCCCACGCTGATCCTGCTGTCGATCGCCTACTGGGGCGTTTTTTGGGGGCCGCTGGGGATGGTGCTGGCGGTGCCGATGCTGACCTGCCTCAAAATCACGCTGATGAACCTGCCCCGCACGCGACACTGGGCCGTGCTGATCAGCGAGCGGTAA
- the fabG gene encoding 3-oxoacyl-[acyl-carrier-protein] reductase: MSDNPYQSLTVDLSGQTAIVTGASQGIGKAVAQALGASGAKVACLARNAEKLAQTVAEITGAGGQAEAHSCDVTDGDSVAKTVETLAENWGRLDILINNAGVTRDTLLPIMSDEQWDDVINTNLRGMFLFSRAAAKIMMRARYGRIINMSSVSGLIGNAGQTNYSASKAGMIGFTRSLSKELAKRKVTVNAVAPGFIESEMTKTLGDALISEAKKRIPANRLGLPEDIAAAVLFLSSPAASYVTGQVLTVDGGMTG, translated from the coding sequence ATGAGTGACAACCCTTACCAGTCGTTGACTGTCGATCTTTCCGGCCAGACCGCCATTGTGACCGGGGCGTCGCAGGGGATTGGAAAGGCGGTCGCTCAGGCCCTGGGCGCCAGCGGCGCCAAAGTCGCCTGCCTGGCCCGCAATGCGGAGAAGCTGGCCCAGACGGTCGCCGAAATCACCGGGGCCGGCGGACAGGCGGAAGCCCACAGTTGCGATGTGACCGACGGCGACAGCGTGGCGAAAACCGTCGAAACCCTGGCCGAAAACTGGGGTCGTCTCGACATTCTGATCAATAACGCCGGCGTCACCCGGGACACCCTGCTCCCCATCATGTCGGACGAGCAGTGGGACGACGTGATCAACACCAACCTGCGGGGGATGTTCCTGTTCTCCCGGGCCGCCGCCAAAATCATGATGCGGGCGCGTTACGGCCGGATCATTAACATGTCCAGCGTTTCTGGGCTGATTGGCAACGCGGGGCAAACCAATTACTCCGCCTCCAAGGCCGGTATGATCGGTTTCACCCGCAGCCTGAGCAAGGAACTCGCCAAGCGGAAGGTTACCGTCAACGCCGTGGCGCCTGGTTTCATCGAAAGCGAAATGACCAAAACGCTGGGCGACGCCCTGATCAGCGAAGCAAAGAAACGCATTCCGGCGAATCGGCTTGGCCTGCCGGAAGATATCGCGGCGGCGGTTCTGTTTTTGTCCAGCCCGGCTGCTTCCTATGTGACCGGACAGGTTCTGACCGTCGACGGCGGCATGACGGGCTAA
- the fabD gene encoding ACP S-malonyltransferase, with amino-acid sequence MSSTCFLFPGQGAQFVGMGRDLADAIPSARELYERADAVLGYDLARLCFEGPVEELDTTDHSQPALFVTSLAALELLRRDQPEVVANCTHAAGLSLGEYTALVFAGVMDFETGLEIVQQRGRAMQDASEAVSSGMVSVLGLDPEKIAELCDDCREDQVLRIANMLCPGNTVVSGETAACERLAEAANRAGAMKTIPLAVAGAFHTPLMQSAVEKLTLTLASAELSPGRIPVVSNVDAAPHTDPDEIRALLVQQIVSPVRWEDSMRWLLAQGCEPFYEIGPGRVLKGLLKRIDRKKLCHNIPE; translated from the coding sequence TTGTCGAGCACCTGCTTTCTGTTCCCTGGCCAGGGCGCCCAGTTCGTCGGTATGGGGCGTGATCTGGCTGACGCCATCCCCTCGGCCCGCGAACTTTACGAACGCGCCGACGCCGTGCTGGGATACGACCTTGCCAGGCTCTGTTTTGAGGGTCCTGTCGAAGAACTCGACACGACGGATCATTCTCAGCCGGCGCTATTTGTCACCAGCCTGGCCGCTCTGGAACTGCTCCGTCGGGACCAGCCCGAGGTGGTCGCTAACTGCACCCATGCGGCCGGTTTGAGCCTGGGCGAATACACTGCATTGGTTTTTGCGGGCGTGATGGACTTTGAAACCGGGCTGGAAATCGTACAGCAGCGGGGCCGCGCCATGCAGGACGCTTCCGAAGCCGTCTCCAGCGGTATGGTCAGCGTGCTTGGCCTGGATCCCGAAAAAATCGCCGAATTGTGCGACGACTGCCGCGAAGACCAGGTGCTGCGGATTGCCAACATGCTCTGCCCGGGAAACACCGTTGTTTCCGGAGAGACGGCCGCCTGCGAGCGACTGGCGGAAGCGGCCAATCGGGCCGGCGCCATGAAGACAATTCCGCTGGCGGTGGCGGGAGCCTTTCATACGCCGTTGATGCAGTCGGCGGTGGAGAAACTTACGTTGACGCTGGCGAGCGCCGAATTGTCGCCTGGCCGGATCCCGGTAGTCTCCAATGTCGACGCCGCTCCGCATACCGACCCCGACGAGATCAGGGCCCTGCTGGTGCAGCAGATTGTGTCGCCCGTCCGCTGGGAAGATTCGATGCGCTGGCTGCTGGCCCAGGGCTGCGAACCTTTTTACGAGATCGGCCCCGGCCGCGTCCTGAAGGGTTTGCTGAAGCGGATCGACCGCAAAAAACTTTGCCACAATATTCCTGAGTAA
- the rpmF gene encoding 50S ribosomal protein L32: MAVPKRKHSNSRTGKRRAHDAKKPKALTTCPKCSTALPTHVVCPNCGNYMGRVVVVPDDET; the protein is encoded by the coding sequence ATGGCCGTTCCCAAGCGAAAACATTCCAATTCCCGTACTGGCAAGCGCCGCGCCCACGACGCCAAAAAGCCGAAGGCTTTGACGACTTGCCCCAAGTGCAGCACTGCTTTGCCGACGCATGTCGTTTGCCCGAACTGCGGCAATTACATGGGTCGGGTCGTTGTCGTCCCGGATGACGAAACCTAA